Below is a window of Herminiimonas arsenicoxydans DNA.
TTATTTTAAGGTGGACGAGATGAATTATGTTCAAAAAGCAATGTTGGGCGGATTAGCCCTGCTGCTCACTGCCTGCGCTGCTCTCATGCCGCCACCGGTCCAGGTCGGCGAGACCGAGGCTCAGGTCATTGCCAAACGCGGGCAACCGACTGCGCGCATTCCCGACGTGAACGGCTATCTGCTGGAATACACACGCAATCCCTGGGGACAGGCCACAGACATGGCGCGCTTCGACCGCAATGGCAGGCTGGTTTCATACGAACAAGTACTGACGACGGAGAAATTCGCCACCATCAAACCAGGCGTATCGACCAAAACCGACGTGTTGCGCACCATAGGCCATCCTTCTGAAACATCCTATTTGCCACGCCTGCAACTGGAAGTCTGGAGCTATCCTTACAAGGAAGCTGGCGTGTGGAACTCGGTGATGCATGTTCACTTCAACAACAATGGCATCGTCAACAAGATGGAAAACGGACCGGATCTGCGTTTCGATCGTGACGGCAAATTCGGCTTCGGTTTTGGTGCCATGTAAAACCCTCTTCAGGCAAGCGCATACGATTACAAGAAAAAAGGCTGATGCTTGTGGCGTCAGCCTTTTCGATTACCCTACTTTATATAGTGAGGCAACTCGCTCCGCAGCAATCAAAGTCATACTTTAACGATTATCAAGTTTCGCGGATAACCCCTGCATTTACGCCGCAACACGCTCACCTTCCAGCGCCAGATCCTGAACCGCATCATTTGCCATCATTCGTTTACGCATGGGCGACAAGATCAGTTTTGCCGACAAGCCGGCCAAAATGGTGATGATTGCGGCAACCACGAATACACGACTCCAGCCACCGCCGGCAGACAACACCGATGCCAGAGGCACCAGCAATGCCGCAGTACCTTTGGCGGTATACAGCGTGCCTGAGTTACCGGCTGCAAACTTGCTACCGAAGATATCCGCGCAAATCGCCGGGAAAATCGAGAAAATCTCGCCCCAGCATAGAAAGACCATTGCAGCAAACGCCATGAATGCATACGGGTTGTGGCCAAACTTCATCAGCCCCAGTAACGCAAGGCCTTCGCCGATGAAGACGATGAACATGGTGTTCTCACGGCCGATTTTGTCGGAAACAAAGCCACACAAGGGACGAGTCAAGCCATTGGCCACGTTATCGATAGACAAAGTCATGGTCAGCAAGGGCAATGTTGCGCCGAACAAGGTCATCGGCAAGGCTGCAATACCGAAGTCGGTTGCGATCGGACCAATTTGCGCGGTTGCCATCAAACCGCCCGAAGCTACCAACACGAACATCACATACAAGACCCAGAAAACCGGCGACTTGAGCATTTGTTTGGTGGTGTAGTCAGACGCTACAGAGGAACCCACTTTTGCCAACGCAGATTTGGGCGCGACAGGCTTGATCAACAGCATGGACAGAACGAGAATGCAAACGCCCTGAATAATGCCGAACGTGAAAAATGTTTTCTCATATCCCGAGGCCTGGATCATGTTCGCAATGGGAATCACCGTGATGGCAGCACCGGCACCAAAACCGGCTGCAGTCAGACCGGCAGCCAGACCGCGACGATCCGGGAACAATTTCAACGCATTGCCAACGCACGTACCATAGACGCAACCGGCACCAATCCCGCTGACAACCGCTGCGAAATACAGCATAGGCAAGGATGTGGCATAACTATTAAGCACCCAACCCAGGCCTGCGCACACCGCCCCGACTGCCACCACGGGGCGCGGACCAAATTTATCGACCAGATACCCTTCGATAGGAACCAGCCAGGTTTCCGTCACGATAAAAATGGAAAATGCGAGTTGAATTGCCGCCTTGCCCCAATGATGCGCATTGTCGATAGGCGTGACGAACAAAGTCCAGCCATATTGCAGGTTCGCCATAAAAGCCATGCAGGCAATACCGATGACAAGTTGCATCCAGCGATTTTTGTATCCTTTTGCGCTCTGAATATTCGATGCGCTTGTTTGATTTCCATTCATTTGCAGCCACCTCTCAAGAAGTCATAAAACGTTGAAATGATCAAGCCATGTCATAGACAGGCCGACTATTCCGTTTGTGATTTGTGACAGCAGGCAAAGGCGTGATTAACCGGACATGGCCAACACTACCCGACGAATACTGGTTCGTTGAGTACTGTGTTTTTATGATGATGTTGACCCGCGAGGCTATTCGATGCGCACGCCTATAACAGGCACGCACTGTTCACCAAATACCTGCTACTAGAGAGGGGGAGCGCGAGAGGAGTAATGCGTGGAAACTGCAGAGAAGAATTGCTGGATCGAACCTTGAGGCTGTGCGATTGCAAGATTAGGCAATTCCAGCAATGAAAACGATGACGTCAGGCCATTATCGAAATCATCGAAGACCAAATGCGGAACCGCGCCGCCATCGAAACAAGCGCCATCATCATAGAGACACTGATAATCGACTTGCGCGCGCTTAATGTTCGTCAACGTTTCGGCGAACGCCAACTGCTGCGCGAACAGCAGAGCAAAGGCAAGCCAGACATTAACAAGAAAGCGCGATTTCATCAGCGAGAACAATCACAACAATGCATGGAAGCGAACGAAGCGGGTAAAGCAAGCCAGATTTGGCGCATCGATTATAAATCCATTCAGAAAAATGCGTGCTGCATACGACATTGATTGATATTGGATTCGCACATATTCATTTGATTGCGATCCCAAAATGAGCACATGATCAATATAGCGGCGCATTTTTTCGGACCAAAGACAGCAAGACAGATGCTATCGAAAAGCACGATATGAAAAACCAAAAAGAGTCGTTTCGCACCACTTGAAGTGATGCCGTTGCGATTTGCTATTAGTTGCAGCGTCTGGCAACAGGCTGCCCTGATACCGGATCGCGCATGGAACCTCAAACGCTTATTTTTTGAAGTGCCGTCCCTTTATGCAAGGCTATGTGATCTGTTTTATCACTCTGGATTTCATATTGCGGCTCCGCTGTGCTGGCGTGATGCGTATAACCCTTATAAATCACTTCCTTCGTATGCACCTTGATGATTTTCCCCGAGACGCGTCCCGCTTCCGAATTCCAGCTCACGTGATCGCCGACTTTAAATCCATGTGTCATGACTCAACTCCTTCCGGATTGATAGGCAACTCTTTCGCATCGATGGGCGGATAGGTAATCTGCATCTCTTCAACATGTGCAAACGCGGTAAGCACATGCGGCCTGCGCTCCTTCGGCCCGATAATGTCCTCTACCCGAACGCCACGCACCAGCAGGGCATCGCCGATCATTGATCGATGACAGCGCCACGGCACCGCTTCGGCGCACATCAAAACGCAGCGCTCAGTGCGTGCCAGCTCCACAATCCAGTCAACACCATCGGCAAATTCCGCTGATTGCATGTAATCCGCATACCCCCTGAACGAAAGATTGCGCCAGCCGGTATTGGGAGAGTCCGGGCGCGCATGACGCAAACCGCCAAGGCCGGGAAGATGAGTATATGCAATGCCCACTTCCTCTAATGCCTCAGGCAGGACATCCCGATTGAATTGCGGATTATGGCGCGAACGCGGCACCGTTCTCACATCAAGTACATGCACAATTTGATTGCTCTGCAACAAAGCGAGAAACGCTTCCAGCGAACGGTTGGAATGACCGATCGTGCAAATCAGCGGCTTTATCGGTGCAGGATCGCGATTCATCTCATCGGCACTCATCATGCAAACCCTTATGCGCCTTGCAGGGGCGCAAAAATGAACAGATGATTATTTTTCCTGCTGCAAGTCGGGAATCTCTGCATTCCCCACGCGCAACAGCTTTTATTCAAAACGAATGCCATCAATACATGAGGACCGACAAAACAGACGTCCATGCGTATAGGGATCTATATATAGTGTAGCGATAAGGGATGTGCCACGCTGGCGACGACCGATTCCGGTGCGCACGTAGCCGGAATCCGGCAGGCAGGAGAATTTGCAAGAGCAACGGTTGTGATTGTGGAAATGGCGAAGGCGCTTCCAGATCGTATCTGCCGGGTGCAAGAACAAACTTTTCAGACAAAGCAAAAGGGGTTACGTCTTTAGAACGTAACCCCTTGTATATGCTGGTGCGGCTGGCAGGAATCGAACCCACTACCCCTTGGTTCGTAGGCAAGGGATAAAACATCCTAGAAAGTCCAACATAGTCCAAAATTCGCATAAACATACATTAAAACAATAAGTTATAAATTTTTGTTGTCCGACTGCATCCAAGACCGTACACTTAAAGCCAGTAATTTCTAAGGCACATTTAAGGCACGGAGCGAAAATGGCAAAAATGACGGTACAGCAAGTAGCGGCACTAAAAGCCAAAGATAAGCCCTATAAACGGAATGTTGATAATGGCTTGCAACTTCGCATCGCCACGAACGGGGTAAAGACCTGGGTTATCCAATACGTTGTTAATGGCAAGCAGCGCGAATACCGATTATCAAGGCCATACGGCACAAACACTGATGACGGCCACTTGTCATTACTCGATGCCCGCAATGAAGCAGCAAAAATCCGCGCACTTGCACGAGATGGCATTGACTTTCAAATCCAGAAAGAAGAAGCCAAAGTCGCAGACACTGCTAAACGTGCTGAAGCTGACGCCGAAAATCTAACCACTCAAAACTTATTCGACGAATGGGTTATCACCACCGACCGCAAAGACAAAGGCGCAGAGCTGCGGCGCTTGTTCGCTCGTGATGTACTGCCCAAAGTCGGCACCAAGGCGCTCAAATCCTTAGCAGAGAAGGACATGCGCGGCATCCTAGATGCTGTCGTCAATCGAGGCTCCGATCGCATGGCCGTTATGCTGCTGTCCGACCTAAAGCAGATGTTTCGATGGGCTGAGAAGCGCAGGCCATGGAAAAAACTCATCGACGATAACCCGATCGAACACCTAGAAGCAAAGCGCATCACGTCTGCCGACTACGACGGAGCCGAGCGCACTCGCACCCTATCCGCTGACGAAATTAAAGAACTGGCCGACAAGCTGCCAGATGCCGGCCTGCTGAAACGCACGGAAATTTGTATGTGGATCATGCTGTCCTGCTGCTGTCGCATTGGCGAAGTCATCAAGGCCCGGTGGGAACATATAGACCTTGATGCCGGCATATGGACAATCCCGAAAGAGAACGCCAAAAACAAAATGGCGCACACCATCTACCTGTCGGCATTCGCCCTTCCCCGTTTTCGCGAACTGAAGCAACTATCCGGTAAAAGCACGTGGTGTTTCCCGCGTGAGGACGACGAAATGCACGTTTGCATCAAGTCCACTACAAAGCAGATACGTGACCGACAAAAGCCGCCGGGTGGCAAGCCAATGTCGAACCGCAGCAAGAAAGCCGATGCGCTTATTTTAACTGCTGGGGATTGGGTTCCGCATGACCTTCGCAGAACCGGCGCGACCATGATGCAAAGCTTGGGAGTGGTACCAGACGTTATCGAGCGCTGCCTAAATCACGTCGAACCGAACAAGCTACGCAGGACGTACCAGACCTACGACTACGCAACTGAAAAGCAAGAGGCATGGCAACTGCTGGGCGACCGACTGTCGTTGATTTTGAACCCTGCGGGCAACGTCATCGTCTTGCGGAAGGCTTAGATTTTAACTGACCCGGTGGCCACCCACAAAGCGGAAGAAAAATACTACGAACATCTACACTAAAAATAATTGAGTGTCATTCATTAAGTAGACTTTCGACTATCGGCCATTAGCTAACGTTGTGTACTTTTCCATGCGCCTTAGAATATGCACAAATAAAAATTACTTGATGGTTTAAACATGTTTTATTTGACTTACCTGAACTGTGTAAATTGGCTTTATTGTTAAATCAATGTTGATTGGACTTATGTCCACGCGACCTTTTTCTTCGTCGCCTAACACTATCCATATAAATTCATCGTCCCCCTTGTCTTGAAACTCAGGGAGAATTTCAACTTCATCACCACGTTTAAACATACCAATTTTCTTTCTTCAAAAATCTATAGCCCATACACTTCAAAAATTTCAGCCGCTGCAAGACTTGCTGGGATCTTAGTATGCTTCTAAAGTTTAGCGCAAATATAAGACGGCCCACAATATCCGGTGATCGCGCAACTAAATTAATTACATTTAAACACATTGGCAATGGCGCAAATGTAGTACCTCGCCAAACGAGAACCCTATAAGCAAAAATACGCAGTCTGAATTTCAACTAAAAATATAACACTTCAGTCAACTCATTATCGTCTAGTAATATCGTTTTCGACATTATCCTAGAGCACATCTAGGATGTAACGACAATAACCGGCCATTCCAAATAATCGAATGCTGATGATCGGATTGCATCTGGCAACCAGCCAAGCTGATCATCAGAAATTTTCCGTCCCAAGCCGCACTCCCACAAAACAATTACTCTCCAGCCTAGGGCTTTGAGTGCCAGTAGATTTCTTTGGTCGCGCTCTTCATTATCTGAAAATTTCTGTATCCATTTTTGCGAATTAGTTTTAGGCTTCACTGCGTTCTTGCAAGCAGGATGTTGATGCCAAAAACATCCGTGAATAAATATCACAACACAATGTTTAGGAAGGACTATATCCGGCTTACCTGGGAGCTTTTTATCGTGAATCCGGTATCTGAAACCTCTCGCGTGTAAAAATGAGCGCACCAATCTCTCTGGAAGAGTATTTTTAGATCGAATTCCCGCCATCATTCGAGATCGCGTTAAAGAGTCGACTATGTCCATTCTTCCTGGTATCCTGGCTTACTTAAATAATAGATTCACTAAGAATGACCCAGACAAACACTGAAAATTCCATCCCGATTGTTGATCTGTTTGCAGGTCCAGGCGGGCTAGGCGAGGGATTTTCCGGATTATCAAAAAATGCATTTCACATCGCAATTTCTGCTGAAATGGAAGAATCCGCACATCAAACCTTGCGGCTCCGCGCTTACTACCGCCTACTGAAAAAAAAGGGAGTAGAAGCGCTTCGCCCATACTATCTTTTTTGCAATGGAGTGACAGCTCTTCCATACGATGAAAAATCTTCTCCGGATTGGGAGGAAGCTGGCCGGGAGGCATTACGGCTTACGCTAGGGGATGAAGACGACAATCTGCGGCTCGACCACTTGTTAAAAGAAATGAAAATTGGCGCAGATAAGCCATGGGTGCTTATTGGCGGACCGCCTTGCCAAGCATATTCTCTTGTGGGGCGCTCTCGAAATATGGGTACTTCGAATTACAAGCCGGAACAGGATCACCGACATTTTCTGTATAAAGAATATTTAAAGATAATCCAGCGCTACAGACCCGCAGTGTTTGTCATGGAGAACGTCAAAGGCATTTTATCCGCATCTGTCGGAGGAAAACTTATATTCGAAACAATACTACGCGACCTAGCCAACCCTGACTTGGCAATCGGGAAAAAAATGAACCGGGGCGGCTATCGGATTCACTCTCTTACCTGCAAGACTTACTTTGATCGAACGATGAACCCGGATGAGATTGACCCCCGGGATTTCATAATCCGAGCGGAAGAGTACGGCATTCCTCAGGCACGTCATCGAGTTATTTTAGTAGGGGTTAGGGAAGATATCGATATAACTCCGGACGTTTTAAAGCACGCCTCAGAATTACAAACAGTCGAAGATGCTCTTCAAACACTGCCTCACCTGCGGAGTCGACTAAGCAAACAAGCGGATAGCCCAGAACTATGGGCAAAGGCTGTGAATCAGCATTTAAAAGATTTAAGAAATGCTACGGTAAATAAAAAAGAAATGGCTGATGTTCGAATTGCACTAGGGGAGTATGCAGGCAAGATTCCTTCGAACTTAGATTCAGGTGCGCTCAGATATCCGAAAGATCCAGAAATACTGCCCCCTGATACACAGCTTCATAAATGGTATGCAGATAAAAATCTCAAGGTATGGCTTAACCATGAAGCTCGTTCCCATATGACCAGCGATTTAGGAAGATACGCTTATGCTGCAGTTTTTGCCAAAGCTCGGAAACGTTCGCCTGCCGGCCATTCAGAATTCAATCTGCTCGACACCCTTCGTCCCAAGCATGAAAACTGGGAAAGTGGAAAATTCAAAGACAGATTTCGTGTGCAACTTCAACATTCTCCGTCGACAACGGTAACAAGCCATATCTCGAAAGATGGCCATTATTTTATCCACCCTGATCCAGCTCAGTGTCGCAGTCTTACGGTACGCGAAGCGGCCAGGCTTCAAACTTTTCCCGACAACTATTTCTTTTGCGGAAATAGGACTCAGCAATTTCATCAGGTG
It encodes the following:
- a CDS encoding putative transporter of the major facilitator superfamily (Evidence 3 : Function proposed based on presence of conserved amino acid motif, structural feature or limited homology; Product type pt : putative transporter), with amino-acid sequence MNGNQTSASNIQSAKGYKNRWMQLVIGIACMAFMANLQYGWTLFVTPIDNAHHWGKAAIQLAFSIFIVTETWLVPIEGYLVDKFGPRPVVAVGAVCAGLGWVLNSYATSLPMLYFAAVVSGIGAGCVYGTCVGNALKLFPDRRGLAAGLTAAGFGAGAAITVIPIANMIQASGYEKTFFTFGIIQGVCILVLSMLLIKPVAPKSALAKVGSSVASDYTTKQMLKSPVFWVLYVMFVLVASGGLMATAQIGPIATDFGIAALPMTLFGATLPLLTMTLSIDNVANGLTRPLCGFVSDKIGRENTMFIVFIGEGLALLGLMKFGHNPYAFMAFAAMVFLCWGEIFSIFPAICADIFGSKFAAGNSGTLYTAKGTAALLVPLASVLSAGGGWSRVFVVAAIITILAGLSAKLILSPMRKRMMANDAVQDLALEGERVAA
- a CDS encoding Conserved hypothetical protein (Evidence 4 : Homologs of previously reported genes of unknown function) → MSADEMNRDPAPIKPLICTIGHSNRSLEAFLALLQSNQIVHVLDVRTVPRSRHNPQFNRDVLPEALEEVGIAYTHLPGLGGLRHARPDSPNTGWRNLSFRGYADYMQSAEFADGVDWIVELARTERCVLMCAEAVPWRCHRSMIGDALLVRGVRVEDIIGPKERRPHVLTAFAHVEEMQITYPPIDAKELPINPEGVES
- a CDS encoding Putative modification methylase AgeI (Cytosine-specific methyltransferase AgeI) (Evidence 3 : Function proposed based on presence of conserved amino acid motif, structural feature or limited homology; Product type pe : putative enzyme), which translates into the protein MTQTNTENSIPIVDLFAGPGGLGEGFSGLSKNAFHIAISAEMEESAHQTLRLRAYYRLLKKKGVEALRPYYLFCNGVTALPYDEKSSPDWEEAGREALRLTLGDEDDNLRLDHLLKEMKIGADKPWVLIGGPPCQAYSLVGRSRNMGTSNYKPEQDHRHFLYKEYLKIIQRYRPAVFVMENVKGILSASVGGKLIFETILRDLANPDLAIGKKMNRGGYRIHSLTCKTYFDRTMNPDEIDPRDFIIRAEEYGIPQARHRVILVGVREDIDITPDVLKHASELQTVEDALQTLPHLRSRLSKQADSPELWAKAVNQHLKDLRNATVNKKEMADVRIALGEYAGKIPSNLDSGALRYPKDPEILPPDTQLHKWYADKNLKVWLNHEARSHMTSDLGRYAYAAVFAKARKRSPAGHSEFNLLDTLRPKHENWESGKFKDRFRVQLQHSPSTTVTSHISKDGHYFIHPDPAQCRSLTVREAARLQTFPDNYFFCGNRTQQFHQVGNAVPPLLARHIAKIVKTVVDKI
- a CDS encoding Hypothetical protein (Evidence 5 : No homology to any previously reported sequences), translating into MCLNVINLVARSPDIVGRLIFALNFRSILRSQQVLQRLKFLKCMGYRFLKKENWYV
- a CDS encoding Hypothetical protein (Evidence 5 : No homology to any previously reported sequences): MRNRAAIETSAIIIETLIIDLRALNVRQRFGERQLLREQQSKGKPDINKKARFHQREQSQQCMEANEAGKASQIWRIDYKSIQKNACCIRH
- a CDS encoding Conserved hypothetical protein (Evidence 4 : Homologs of previously reported genes of unknown function), with product MNYVQKAMLGGLALLLTACAALMPPPVQVGETEAQVIAKRGQPTARIPDVNGYLLEYTRNPWGQATDMARFDRNGRLVSYEQVLTTEKFATIKPGVSTKTDVLRTIGHPSETSYLPRLQLEVWSYPYKEAGVWNSVMHVHFNNNGIVNKMENGPDLRFDRDGKFGFGFGAM
- a CDS encoding Putative phage integrase (Evidence 3 : Function proposed based on presence of conserved amino acid motif, structural feature or limited homology; Product type h : extrachromosomal origin), with product MAKMTVQQVAALKAKDKPYKRNVDNGLQLRIATNGVKTWVIQYVVNGKQREYRLSRPYGTNTDDGHLSLLDARNEAAKIRALARDGIDFQIQKEEAKVADTAKRAEADAENLTTQNLFDEWVITTDRKDKGAELRRLFARDVLPKVGTKALKSLAEKDMRGILDAVVNRGSDRMAVMLLSDLKQMFRWAEKRRPWKKLIDDNPIEHLEAKRITSADYDGAERTRTLSADEIKELADKLPDAGLLKRTEICMWIMLSCCCRIGEVIKARWEHIDLDAGIWTIPKENAKNKMAHTIYLSAFALPRFRELKQLSGKSTWCFPREDDEMHVCIKSTTKQIRDRQKPPGGKPMSNRSKKADALILTAGDWVPHDLRRTGATMMQSLGVVPDVIERCLNHVEPNKLRRTYQTYDYATEKQEAWQLLGDRLSLILNPAGNVIVLRKA
- a CDS encoding Conserved hypothetical protein (Evidence 4 : Homologs of previously reported genes of unknown function) — protein: MTHGFKVGDHVSWNSEAGRVSGKIIKVHTKEVIYKGYTHHASTAEPQYEIQSDKTDHIALHKGTALQKISV
- the vsr gene encoding Very short patch repair protein (DNA mismatch endonuclease) (Vsr mismatch endonuclease) (Evidence 2a : Function of homologous gene experimentally demonstrated in an other organism; PubMedId : 2198248, 1944537, 10871403, 10612397; Product type e : enzyme) produces the protein MDIVDSLTRSRMMAGIRSKNTLPERLVRSFLHARGFRYRIHDKKLPGKPDIVLPKHCVVIFIHGCFWHQHPACKNAVKPKTNSQKWIQKFSDNEERDQRNLLALKALGWRVIVLWECGLGRKISDDQLGWLPDAIRSSAFDYLEWPVIVVTS